From a single Mesorhizobium shangrilense genomic region:
- a CDS encoding sensor histidine kinase: MAVEAQRTRPAGAARRPSRIMPSFVSKFTVPMRRFLGHHIFSSLTRRILFLNLAGLAVLVIGILYLNTFRDGLIDARVESLMTQGEIIAGAIAASATVETDSISIDPEKLLELQAGESLGPGSDQLDNLDFPINPERVAPVLRRLISPTRTRARIYDRDANLLLDSRHLYSRGQILRYDLPPVEEEQPDLVERIQKFIFDFFRNTELPIYHEQPGGNGAAFPEVVKALTGSPSTIVRVSEQGEQIVSVAVPIQRFRAVLGVLMLSTEGGDIDKIVAAERKAILRVFGIAALVTAILSMLLASTIANPLRRLSAAAVRVRRGVKSREEIPDFSDRQDEIGNLSIAVRDMTNALYARIEAIESFAADVSHELKNPLTSLRSAVETLPLAKNDNSRSRLMEIIQHDVRRLDRLITDISDASRLDAELAREDAGTVDLKKFITDLVAVSREATRNKKAVEIELRVAKLPQGVKGYFVVGHDLRIGQVITNLIENARSFVPDERGHIILSLARAGKFNIVTIDDNGPGIRADNIDRIFERFYTDRPAGEAFGQNSGLGLSISRQIVEAHGGTLTAENIPGTKPGEIKGARFVVTLPAEA, translated from the coding sequence ATGGCAGTGGAGGCACAGCGAACAAGACCGGCGGGCGCTGCCAGGCGGCCGTCGCGCATCATGCCATCATTCGTGTCGAAATTCACGGTGCCGATGCGGCGCTTCCTCGGCCATCATATCTTCTCGAGCCTGACGCGGCGCATCCTCTTCCTCAATCTCGCCGGGTTGGCCGTCCTTGTCATCGGCATTCTCTACCTCAACACCTTCCGTGACGGGCTGATCGACGCCCGCGTCGAAAGCCTGATGACGCAGGGCGAGATCATCGCCGGCGCCATCGCCGCGTCGGCCACGGTCGAGACGGATTCGATCAGCATCGATCCGGAAAAGCTGCTGGAGCTGCAGGCCGGCGAGAGCCTTGGTCCTGGCTCCGACCAGCTCGACAATCTGGATTTCCCGATCAATCCGGAGCGGGTGGCGCCGGTGCTGAGAAGGCTGATCTCGCCGACGCGCACGCGTGCCCGCATCTACGACCGTGACGCCAATCTGCTGCTCGATTCCCGCCATCTCTATTCGCGTGGCCAGATCCTTCGCTACGATCTGCCGCCGGTCGAAGAGGAGCAGCCCGATCTGGTCGAGCGTATCCAGAAATTCATCTTCGATTTCTTCCGCAACACCGAACTGCCCATCTATCACGAGCAGCCTGGCGGCAACGGGGCGGCGTTCCCGGAGGTGGTCAAGGCACTGACCGGCAGCCCATCGACCATCGTGCGCGTCAGCGAGCAGGGCGAGCAGATCGTTTCGGTGGCCGTGCCGATCCAGCGCTTCCGCGCCGTCCTCGGCGTGCTGATGCTGTCGACCGAAGGCGGCGACATCGACAAGATCGTCGCCGCCGAGCGCAAGGCGATCCTGCGTGTCTTCGGCATCGCCGCCCTTGTCACCGCTATCCTGTCGATGCTGCTGGCATCCACCATCGCCAACCCGCTGCGCCGCCTGTCGGCGGCGGCGGTGCGGGTGCGGCGCGGCGTCAAGAGCCGCGAGGAAATCCCGGATTTCTCCGACCGGCAGGACGAGATCGGCAATCTGTCGATTGCCGTGCGCGACATGACCAATGCGCTCTACGCCCGCATCGAAGCGATCGAAAGCTTCGCGGCTGACGTCTCGCACGAGCTGAAGAACCCGCTGACGTCGCTGCGCAGCGCGGTTGAAACCTTGCCGCTGGCCAAGAACGACAATTCGCGCAGCCGGCTGATGGAGATCATCCAGCACGATGTCAGGCGGCTGGACCGCCTCATCACCGACATCTCCGATGCCTCCCGTCTCGACGCCGAACTGGCGCGTGAAGACGCTGGCACGGTGGATCTGAAGAAATTCATCACCGATCTCGTCGCCGTTTCGCGTGAGGCGACGCGCAACAAGAAGGCCGTCGAGATCGAGCTCAGGGTCGCCAAGCTGCCGCAGGGCGTCAAAGGCTATTTCGTCGTCGGCCATGACCTGCGCATCGGCCAGGTGATCACCAATCTGATCGAGAATGCCCGTTCCTTCGTTCCCGATGAGCGCGGCCACATCATCCTGTCGCTGGCGCGCGCCGGCAAGTTCAACATCGTCACCATCGACGACAATGGACCCGGTATCCGCGCCGACAACATCGATCGCATCTTCGAGCGCTTCTATACGGATCGGCCTGCCGGCGAGGCCTTTGGTCAGAACTCGGGCCTCGGCCTGTCGATCAGCCGCCAGATCGTCGAGGCCCATGGCGGCACGCTGACCGCCGAGAACATCCCGGGCACCAAGCCCGGTGAGATCAAGGGCGCGCGTTTCGTTGTCACCCTGCCGGCCGAAGCATGA
- the arfB gene encoding alternative ribosome rescue aminoacyl-tRNA hydrolase ArfB, with product MSADDTIIIANGAVIHPDDLHEDFIRSSGPGGQNVNKVATAVQLRFDAANAQGLSERVRERTIKLAGQRATKDGVIVIEAGRFRTQEQNRADARARLTALVAKAAEPPPPPRKKTRPSKGAVERRLKTKAGRGTIKKLRGKIGDD from the coding sequence ATGAGTGCCGACGATACGATCATCATAGCCAATGGCGCGGTCATCCATCCCGATGACCTGCATGAGGACTTCATCCGCTCGTCGGGTCCGGGCGGCCAGAACGTCAACAAGGTGGCGACGGCCGTGCAACTGCGCTTCGACGCGGCCAATGCGCAGGGCCTGTCGGAGCGCGTGCGCGAGCGGACCATAAAGCTGGCCGGCCAGCGCGCCACCAAGGACGGCGTCATCGTCATCGAAGCCGGGCGCTTCCGCACGCAGGAACAGAACCGCGCGGATGCACGGGCACGGCTTACAGCGCTGGTCGCCAAGGCCGCCGAACCGCCGCCGCCGCCACGCAAGAAGACCAGGCCGTCGAAAGGCGCGGTCGAACGCCGGCTCAAGACGAAGGCCGGGCGCGGCACGATCAAGAAGCTGCGCGGCAAGATCGGCGACGACTGA
- a CDS encoding phosphatase PAP2 family protein, whose protein sequence is MNAYATNARRLTIWFTLISTFVVLTLLPFSKVSFAYHDLGHLSYLFASFFALSVYCWKRKMFRLASSLEALAIGVFMTVPILISTYLAASLDMPLMDAPLMRADAALGLHWVAFIQFVDAHPAFAEILAKAYSSLGIQLLMLPLILGATGRHARTYVMILSYGVLCYVSSFISIWFPALGTYSVYGIMQEQLHDINAYYGFAFLHDFNAVREQAEFTLSAANASGIVTFPSVHAACALLCAWAAWDLKPVRYPLIAWNILMGISAISHANHYLVDVIAGVAIGSVSIYLVSEVLHRMQQAQWTVLPPSAVWALVTCEKQSESRPSTLP, encoded by the coding sequence ATGAACGCTTACGCGACGAACGCGCGCCGACTGACGATCTGGTTCACGTTGATATCCACGTTCGTGGTGCTGACCCTATTGCCATTCAGCAAGGTCAGCTTCGCCTACCACGACCTCGGGCACCTGAGCTACCTCTTCGCCAGCTTCTTCGCGCTTTCGGTCTACTGCTGGAAACGCAAGATGTTTCGTCTTGCCTCTTCATTGGAGGCGCTCGCAATCGGCGTTTTCATGACGGTTCCCATCCTCATATCGACCTATCTTGCCGCGTCGCTTGATATGCCGCTCATGGATGCTCCGCTGATGCGCGCCGACGCGGCGCTTGGCCTGCATTGGGTCGCCTTCATCCAGTTCGTCGATGCGCATCCGGCCTTCGCCGAGATCCTTGCCAAGGCCTACAGTTCCCTAGGCATTCAGCTGCTGATGCTGCCCTTGATCCTCGGGGCGACTGGTCGCCACGCGCGCACCTATGTGATGATTCTCTCCTATGGCGTGCTCTGCTATGTCTCCAGCTTCATCTCGATCTGGTTCCCCGCGCTCGGGACCTACTCCGTCTACGGCATCATGCAGGAGCAGCTTCACGACATCAACGCATATTACGGTTTCGCCTTCCTCCATGATTTCAATGCGGTTCGCGAACAGGCTGAATTCACCCTGTCTGCCGCCAATGCGTCGGGGATAGTAACGTTCCCCTCCGTTCATGCCGCCTGTGCGCTCCTCTGCGCCTGGGCTGCGTGGGACCTCAAACCGGTGCGTTATCCCCTCATCGCCTGGAATATCCTCATGGGGATTTCAGCGATCTCTCACGCCAATCACTACCTCGTCGACGTGATTGCCGGGGTCGCCATCGGCAGCGTCTCGATCTATCTGGTAAGCGAAGTACTCCACCGGATGCAGCAGGCGCAATGGACTGTCCTGCCGCCGTCCGCCGTCTGGGCGCTGGTCACTTGCGAGAAGCAAAGCGAAAGCAGACCATCGACTCTGCCCTAA
- a CDS encoding alpha-ketoglutarate-dependent dioxygenase AlkB family protein, translated as MLVLPKGVRHMPGYLPRAAQEALVEDVRRVVQEAPLFVPAMPRTGKEMSVRMTNCGALGWVTDKERGYRYQPTHPLTGMPWPPIPEALLELWRQVSAYPHPPEACLVNFYTEDARMGLHQDRDETDFSAPVVSVSLGDDCLFRVGQTTREGGTKSFKLKSGDVVVLGGEGRLCFHGVDRIYPSTSALLRNGGRINLTLRRVNRYAMT; from the coding sequence ATGCTCGTCTTGCCCAAAGGCGTCCGCCACATGCCAGGTTACCTGCCGCGTGCCGCCCAGGAAGCACTGGTCGAGGATGTAAGACGGGTTGTTCAGGAGGCGCCGCTGTTCGTGCCGGCGATGCCGCGCACCGGCAAGGAGATGAGCGTGCGCATGACCAATTGCGGCGCGCTCGGCTGGGTCACGGACAAGGAGCGGGGCTATCGCTACCAGCCGACGCATCCGCTGACAGGAATGCCCTGGCCGCCGATCCCCGAGGCGCTGCTGGAATTATGGCGGCAGGTGTCGGCCTATCCGCATCCGCCGGAGGCCTGCCTGGTCAATTTCTATACCGAGGATGCCAGGATGGGCCTGCACCAGGACCGCGACGAGACCGATTTCTCCGCGCCCGTCGTCTCGGTGTCGCTGGGTGACGACTGCCTGTTTCGTGTCGGCCAGACGACGCGCGAAGGCGGTACCAAGTCGTTCAAGCTCAAAAGCGGCGATGTCGTGGTGCTCGGCGGCGAAGGGCGCCTCTGCTTCCACGGTGTCGACCGCATCTATCCATCGACTTCCGCCCTGCTCAGGAACGGCGGGCGGATCAATCTGACGCTACGGCGTGTCAATCGTTATGCAATGACTTGA
- a CDS encoding phosphoribosyl-ATP diphosphatase has translation MTEFSLSDLEKIVGERAHSGDPDSWTAKLFARGIDKAAQKLGEEAVETVIAAVKGDKQGLVSESADLIYHWLVVLGIAGIPLSDVLKELEGRTGRSGIAEKASRPQG, from the coding sequence ATGACCGAGTTTTCGCTCTCCGATCTGGAAAAAATCGTTGGGGAACGCGCGCATTCCGGCGACCCGGACTCGTGGACGGCAAAGCTGTTCGCGCGCGGCATCGACAAGGCGGCCCAGAAGCTCGGTGAAGAGGCGGTCGAGACCGTGATTGCCGCCGTCAAGGGCGACAAGCAGGGCCTCGTTTCGGAAAGCGCCGATCTTATATATCATTGGCTCGTCGTTCTCGGCATAGCGGGCATTCCGTTGAGCGATGTGCTCAAGGAGCTTGAAGGCCGTACCGGGCGTTCGGGCATCGCCGAAAAGGCATCCCGGCCGCAGGGCTGA
- the coaA gene encoding type I pantothenate kinase, with amino-acid sequence MDQLAPTEKYSPFRFFSAEQWSHFRADTPLTLSEDEFRRLRSLNDPVDLEEVKRIYLSLSRLLSAHVEASQLLFRQRQAFFNAVDIVKTPFIIGIAGSVAVGKSTTARVLKELLARWPSSPKVDLITTDGFLLPNEVLRRENLMERKGFPDSYDVGALLRFLSGIKSAQSSVSAPVYSHLTYDVIPGEFVTIDRPDILIFEGINVLQPGKLPHDGKIVPFLSDFFDFAIYIDADEKLIHNWYISRFMRLRETAFRNPDSFFHRYSQLSEDSARAIAEGLWTNINLKNLRENILPTRARADLILRKGADHLVEEVALRKL; translated from the coding sequence ATGGACCAGCTCGCTCCCACCGAGAAATATTCGCCCTTTCGTTTCTTCTCGGCCGAGCAGTGGTCGCACTTCCGTGCCGATACGCCGCTCACGTTGAGCGAGGACGAATTCCGCCGCTTGCGGTCGCTCAACGACCCTGTCGACCTCGAGGAGGTCAAGCGCATCTATCTGTCGCTGTCGCGGCTCCTGTCCGCCCATGTCGAGGCGAGCCAGCTTCTGTTCCGGCAGCGCCAGGCCTTCTTCAACGCCGTCGATATCGTCAAGACGCCCTTCATCATCGGCATCGCCGGCTCGGTTGCCGTCGGCAAGTCGACCACGGCGCGCGTGCTGAAGGAATTGCTGGCGCGCTGGCCGTCGAGCCCCAAGGTCGATCTCATCACCACCGACGGCTTTCTGCTTCCCAACGAGGTCCTGCGCCGCGAAAACCTGATGGAACGCAAGGGCTTTCCCGACAGCTACGATGTCGGTGCGCTGCTGCGCTTTCTGTCTGGCATCAAATCGGCGCAGAGCAGTGTCAGCGCTCCGGTCTATTCGCATCTCACCTATGACGTCATTCCCGGCGAGTTCGTCACCATCGACCGGCCGGATATCCTGATCTTCGAAGGCATCAATGTCCTGCAGCCGGGCAAGCTGCCGCACGACGGCAAGATCGTCCCTTTCCTGTCGGACTTCTTCGACTTCGCCATCTATATCGATGCCGACGAGAAGCTCATCCACAACTGGTATATTTCCCGCTTCATGCGGCTGCGCGAAACCGCTTTCCGCAATCCGGACTCCTTCTTCCATCGCTACTCGCAGCTGTCGGAGGATTCGGCGCGCGCCATCGCCGAAGGCCTGTGGACCAACATCAATCTGAAGAACCTGCGCGAGAACATCCTGCCGACGCGCGCGCGCGCCGATCTCATCTTGCGCAAGGGCGCCGACCATCTGGTCGAGGAAGTCGCGCTGCGCAAACTTTGA
- the hisF gene encoding imidazole glycerol phosphate synthase subunit HisF, whose amino-acid sequence MMLKARVIPCLDVKNGRVVKGVNFVDLIDAGDPVEAAKAYDAAGADELCFLDITASSDNRETIFDVVARTAEQCFMPLTVGGGVRQVADIRRLLLAGADKVSINTAAVKNPDFVAEAADKFGNQCIVVAIDAKKVSGAGEADRWEIFTHGGREKTGIDAVEFARKMVDRGAGEILLTSMDRDGTKAGYDIALTRAVADAVRVPVIASGGVGTLDHMVEGIRDGHAGAVLAASIFHFGTYTIAQAKAHMAEAGLPMRLDSLGNRS is encoded by the coding sequence GTGATGTTGAAGGCTCGCGTCATCCCTTGTCTCGACGTCAAGAACGGCCGCGTCGTCAAGGGTGTCAATTTCGTCGATCTGATCGATGCCGGTGATCCCGTCGAGGCGGCCAAGGCCTATGACGCCGCTGGCGCCGATGAACTCTGCTTTCTCGACATCACCGCTTCGTCGGACAATCGTGAAACCATTTTCGATGTCGTCGCGCGCACGGCGGAGCAATGCTTCATGCCGCTGACCGTAGGCGGTGGCGTGCGCCAGGTCGCCGACATCAGGAGGCTGCTGCTGGCCGGCGCCGACAAGGTCTCGATCAACACCGCGGCGGTGAAGAATCCGGATTTCGTCGCCGAAGCCGCCGACAAGTTCGGCAACCAGTGCATCGTCGTCGCCATCGACGCCAAGAAAGTGTCTGGCGCCGGCGAGGCCGACCGCTGGGAGATCTTCACCCATGGCGGACGTGAGAAGACCGGCATCGACGCGGTCGAGTTCGCCCGAAAAATGGTCGATCGCGGCGCCGGCGAAATCCTTTTGACGTCGATGGACCGCGACGGCACCAAGGCCGGCTACGACATTGCGCTGACCCGCGCGGTCGCCGATGCGGTGCGCGTCCCGGTCATCGCGTCCGGCGGTGTCGGTACACTCGATCACATGGTCGAAGGCATCCGCGACGGTCATGCTGGCGCGGTTCTGGCGGCCTCCATCTTCCATTTCGGCACCTACACCATAGCGCAAGCCAAGGCGCATATGGCCGAGGCCGGGCTGCCGATGCGGCTGGACTCGCTGGGTAATCGGTCTTAA
- a CDS encoding PTS sugar transporter subunit IIA produces the protein MIGLVLVTHGQLAAEFRHAVEHVVGPQDNFETVAIGADDDMEQRRRDIVDAVARVDTGAGVIVLTDMFGGTPSNLAISVMESGRTEVIAGMNLPMLIKLSSVRKGDNMMAAVDEAQAAGRKYINVASQLLSSK, from the coding sequence ATGATCGGACTCGTGCTCGTAACGCACGGTCAACTGGCCGCCGAGTTCCGACATGCCGTGGAACATGTCGTCGGGCCACAAGACAATTTCGAGACCGTGGCGATCGGTGCCGACGACGATATGGAGCAGCGTCGCCGCGACATCGTTGACGCCGTGGCCCGTGTCGACACCGGGGCAGGGGTCATCGTGCTGACCGACATGTTCGGCGGCACGCCTTCCAACCTTGCCATTTCCGTGATGGAGTCCGGCCGCACCGAGGTCATCGCCGGCATGAACCTGCCGATGCTGATCAAGCTGTCCTCGGTCCGCAAGGGCGACAACATGATGGCCGCGGTTGACGAGGCGCAGGCGGCGGGTCGCAAATACATCAACGTGGCCAGCCAGCTTTTGAGCAGCAAATGA
- a CDS encoding response regulator transcription factor, with protein sequence MATIALVDDDRNILTSVSIALESEGYRVETYTDGASALEGLAARPPNLAILDIKMPRMDGMELLRRMRQKSDLPVIFLTSKDDEIDELFGLKMGADDFIRKPFSQRLLVERVRAVLRRASAREAAAKAPSQQARSLERGQLVMDQERHTCTWKGEPVTLTVTEFLILHSLAQRPGVVKSRDALMDSAYDEQVYVDDRTIDSHIKRLRKKFKAVDDDFEMIETLYGVGYRFREA encoded by the coding sequence ATGGCAACAATCGCGCTTGTCGATGACGACCGCAACATTCTGACGTCGGTGTCGATCGCTCTCGAATCGGAGGGCTATCGCGTCGAAACCTACACGGATGGTGCGTCAGCGCTGGAAGGACTGGCGGCGCGTCCGCCGAATCTCGCCATCCTCGATATCAAGATGCCACGCATGGACGGCATGGAACTGCTGCGCCGGATGCGCCAGAAATCCGACCTGCCGGTGATCTTCCTGACGTCCAAGGATGATGAGATCGACGAGCTTTTCGGCCTCAAGATGGGCGCCGACGATTTCATCCGCAAACCCTTTTCGCAGCGTCTCCTGGTCGAGCGCGTGCGTGCCGTGCTGCGCCGTGCCAGCGCTCGCGAGGCCGCGGCCAAGGCGCCCAGCCAGCAGGCGCGTTCTCTCGAGCGCGGCCAGCTTGTCATGGACCAGGAGCGTCACACCTGCACCTGGAAAGGCGAACCGGTGACGCTTACCGTCACCGAATTCCTGATCCTGCATTCGCTGGCACAGCGTCCCGGTGTTGTAAAAAGCCGTGATGCGCTGATGGATTCGGCTTATGACGAACAGGTCTATGTCGACGACCGCACCATAGACAGCCACATCAAGCGGCTGCGCAAGAAGTTCAAGGCCGTCGATGACGACTTCGAGATGATCGAAACCCTTTACGGAGTCGGATACCGGTTCCGCGAAGCATGA
- a CDS encoding arginase family protein has translation MKISIILASYDSGHYHGGCGQGPDALIAGGLVEALTLAGHEVSVGDIGRLGDGQEREIATGFAVCNAVSGEVRIARDRGRFPIVLAGNCLTSAGAVAGGGADGIIWADQHGDLNTPETSTTGFLNGMALATVLGLCWRPMAKAIPGFQPIDPSRCVLVNARDLDPAETQLLESLPVVRTECPNAASSAERLTAAGAKRVHLHIDLDVHDPEKLQANRYADPGGPAPDQLRQAVCGMALSAPLVGITISAYDPAFDAQADVPPLVGQLLNDLLTTIEAR, from the coding sequence GTGAAAATCTCGATTATCCTGGCGTCCTATGACAGCGGCCACTATCACGGCGGCTGCGGCCAAGGCCCGGATGCGCTCATCGCCGGCGGGCTGGTCGAAGCCTTGACGCTTGCCGGACACGAAGTTTCCGTCGGGGATATCGGCCGGTTGGGCGACGGGCAGGAGCGCGAGATCGCCACTGGCTTCGCGGTCTGCAATGCGGTGTCGGGCGAGGTCCGTATTGCCCGAGACAGAGGCCGGTTTCCCATCGTTCTCGCGGGCAATTGCCTGACATCAGCCGGTGCGGTGGCGGGTGGAGGCGCGGACGGCATCATCTGGGCCGACCAGCATGGCGACCTCAACACGCCGGAGACATCCACAACCGGCTTTCTCAACGGCATGGCGCTGGCGACCGTTCTGGGCCTGTGCTGGCGGCCAATGGCCAAGGCCATTCCCGGCTTCCAGCCGATCGACCCTTCGCGTTGCGTGCTCGTCAATGCGCGCGACCTCGACCCGGCGGAGACGCAGTTGCTGGAGAGCTTGCCGGTCGTCCGCACGGAGTGCCCCAATGCGGCAAGCTCGGCCGAAAGGCTGACGGCCGCGGGCGCGAAACGGGTGCACCTACATATCGACCTCGATGTCCATGACCCCGAAAAACTCCAGGCCAACCGCTACGCGGATCCGGGTGGCCCGGCCCCGGACCAGTTGCGCCAGGCGGTTTGCGGCATGGCGCTTTCGGCGCCGCTGGTTGGCATCACCATCTCCGCCTACGACCCGGCATTCGACGCGCAGGCGGATGTTCCGCCGCTGGTCGGTCAGTTGCTGAACGATCTCCTCACGACCATAGAGGCCCGGTGA
- a CDS encoding phosphoenolpyruvate carboxykinase, producing the protein MSEAGKRNLACAIDQIGLKTTGVVRYNFGAAALYEEAIRRNEARLTAQGALMAETGQHTGRSPKDKFVVRDEATGLHVWWDNNKSISPAQFETLLADFRAHAADKDLYVQDLIGGADEELKLTTRVVTELAWHSLFIRNLLIRPEADELAHFVPEMTIIDLPSFRADPARHGSRTETIIAVDLSRKIVLIGGTSYAGEMKKSVFTMLNYLLPTKGVMPMHCSANEGDNGDAAIFFGLSGTGKTTLSADPSRTLVGDDEHGWGPHGIFNFEGGCYAKTIKLSAEAEPEIFATTQRFGTVLENVILDENRVPDFNDGRLTENTRCAYPLDFIPNASKTGRASHPKNIIMLTADAFGVMPPIARLTSAQAMYHFLSGYTAKVAGTEKGVTEPEATFSTCFGAPFMPRHPSEYGNLLRELIARHGADCWLVNTGWTGGAYGTGKRMPIKATRALLAAALDGSLKTAEFRTDANFGFEVPTEVPGVDGAILDPRSTWADKAAYDRQAARLAGMFTVNFGKFESHVDAAVLGAAPGMREAAE; encoded by the coding sequence ATGTCGGAAGCCGGCAAACGCAATTTAGCCTGCGCGATCGATCAGATCGGCCTGAAAACCACTGGCGTCGTGCGCTACAATTTCGGCGCGGCCGCGCTTTATGAGGAAGCGATCCGGCGCAACGAGGCCCGGCTGACCGCACAGGGCGCGCTGATGGCCGAAACCGGCCAGCACACCGGCCGCTCGCCGAAGGACAAGTTTGTCGTTCGTGATGAGGCGACCGGCCTGCACGTATGGTGGGACAACAACAAGTCGATCTCGCCGGCCCAGTTCGAAACGCTGCTCGCCGATTTTCGCGCCCACGCGGCGGACAAGGACCTCTATGTGCAGGATCTGATCGGCGGCGCCGACGAGGAGCTGAAGCTGACGACAAGGGTCGTCACGGAACTCGCCTGGCATTCCCTGTTCATCCGCAACCTGCTGATACGTCCGGAAGCCGACGAGCTCGCGCATTTCGTGCCGGAGATGACGATCATCGACCTGCCGTCGTTCCGTGCCGACCCGGCCCGCCACGGCAGCCGCACCGAAACGATCATCGCCGTCGACCTTTCGCGCAAGATCGTGCTGATCGGCGGCACCTCCTATGCCGGCGAGATGAAGAAGTCGGTGTTCACCATGCTCAACTATCTGTTGCCGACGAAGGGCGTGATGCCGATGCATTGCTCGGCCAACGAAGGCGACAATGGCGACGCGGCCATCTTCTTCGGGCTTTCCGGGACCGGCAAGACGACGCTGTCGGCCGATCCATCGCGCACGCTGGTTGGTGACGACGAGCACGGCTGGGGTCCGCACGGCATCTTCAACTTCGAAGGCGGCTGCTACGCCAAGACGATCAAGCTCTCGGCGGAGGCCGAGCCTGAAATCTTCGCCACGACGCAGCGTTTCGGCACGGTGCTGGAAAACGTGATTCTCGACGAGAACCGCGTGCCCGATTTCAACGACGGCCGGCTGACCGAAAACACGCGCTGCGCCTATCCGCTGGACTTCATCCCGAATGCCAGCAAGACGGGACGCGCCAGCCATCCGAAGAACATCATCATGCTAACCGCCGATGCCTTCGGCGTGATGCCGCCGATCGCGCGGCTGACCTCGGCGCAGGCGATGTATCATTTCCTCTCCGGCTACACGGCCAAGGTGGCCGGAACCGAAAAGGGCGTGACCGAGCCTGAAGCGACGTTCTCGACCTGCTTTGGTGCGCCGTTCATGCCGCGCCATCCATCGGAATACGGCAATCTGCTGCGGGAGCTGATTGCCCGCCATGGCGCCGATTGCTGGCTGGTCAATACCGGCTGGACCGGTGGCGCCTACGGGACCGGCAAGCGCATGCCGATCAAGGCGACGCGGGCCCTGCTTGCGGCGGCCCTCGACGGCTCGTTGAAGACGGCGGAGTTCCGCACCGACGCCAATTTCGGTTTCGAAGTGCCGACAGAAGTTCCCGGCGTCGACGGCGCCATCCTCGACCCGCGCTCGACCTGGGCCGACAAGGCAGCCTATGACCGGCAAGCGGCAAGGCTGGCCGGCATGTTCACCGTCAATTTCGGAAAATTCGAAAGCCATGTCGACGCCGCCGTGCTGGGCGCCGCGCCTGGCATGCGGGAGGCCGCCGAGTAA
- a CDS encoding HPr kinase/phosphorylase — translation MPEPVTQPEVTQPENIHATAILIGERGVLITGPSGSGKTTLALALVDHLSRRGFFSRIIGDDQLYVAGHAGRLLCRAPATIAGLAEVAGLGPRPLAFEPAGIIDLHIRLVEEAEMERFQEEVSEPIAGCPVPRIDLVRRSVSTALPAVMSRLSISPFL, via the coding sequence ATGCCTGAGCCAGTCACGCAGCCAGAAGTCACGCAGCCCGAAAACATCCACGCGACGGCGATCCTGATCGGCGAGCGCGGTGTCCTCATCACCGGGCCATCCGGTTCGGGCAAGACAACGCTGGCACTCGCGCTTGTCGATCATCTTTCCCGGCGCGGTTTCTTCTCACGCATCATCGGCGACGATCAGCTCTATGTCGCCGGTCATGCCGGGCGGCTGTTATGCCGGGCGCCGGCCACGATCGCCGGCCTCGCCGAAGTGGCGGGACTGGGGCCTCGGCCGCTTGCCTTCGAGCCGGCGGGCATCATCGACCTTCACATCAGGTTGGTGGAGGAGGCCGAGATGGAACGATTTCAAGAGGAGGTCAGCGAACCCATCGCCGGCTGTCCGGTGCCGCGGATCGATCTTGTCCGGCGCAGCGTTTCCACGGCACTGCCGGCCGTGATGTCGCGGCTGTCGATCTCGCCTTTTTTATGA